The proteins below come from a single Eucalyptus grandis isolate ANBG69807.140 chromosome 3, ASM1654582v1, whole genome shotgun sequence genomic window:
- the LOC120291764 gene encoding disease resistance protein RPV1-like: MLKCRRRSGEQVVLPIFYKVEPSQVRHLKGRFGDAVNAHNKKLDQMVVKEWEDALKEVSFLKGWESEKIDDGHEAVLVKRIVRRVMSELKRLFHLSVPKQLVGTDDRVEQIMSEIDVNFNGTQIIGIYGMGGIGKTTLAKVLYNKLSSHFEKRSFVANIRENSAQGY, translated from the exons ATGTTGAAGTGCAGGAGGAGAAGCGGAGAGCAAGTGgtgttgcccatattttacaaagtggaaccctCACAGGTGCGACATCTCAAGGGGAGATTTGGAGATGCTGTTAATGCACATAATAAGAAGTTGGACCAAATGGTTGTGAAGGAATGGGAAGATGCACTTAAAGAAGTTAGTTTCTTGAAAGGATGGGAATCGGAGAAAATTGATGATGG GCATGAAGCAGTATTAGTCAAAAGGATCGTTAGAAGAGTTATGAGTGAGCTAAAAAGACTTTTTCACCTAAGTGTTCCCAAACAGTTGGTGGGAACTGATGATCGTGTGGAACAGATTATGAGCGAGATAGATGTTAATTTCAATGGTACACAAatcattggaatttatggaatgggcggtatcggtaagacaactcttgcaaAGGTGTTATACAACAAGCTATCTAGCCATTTTGAGAAACGTAGCTTTGTGGCAAATATTCGAGAAAACTCAGCACAAGGGTATTGA